Proteins from a genomic interval of Streptomyces fodineus:
- a CDS encoding transcriptional regulator: MAARPLVARQPNERLQALIQEAGCSNAGLARRVNMCGAEHGLDLRYDKTSVARWLRGQQPRGRAPAIIAEALGRKLGRTVTIDEIGMANGKNLASGVGLQFSPTVLGAIEQVCELWRSDVGRRDFLSGSSVAASALVEPSRDWLISAPDAQVARQAGPRVGQADVAAVRSMTQALTELDHQFGSGHVRPVVVHYLNSVVSGLIAGSYRETVGRELFAAVARLTELAGYMAVDTGQPGLAQRYYIQSLRLAQASGDRGYGGYVLAASMSHLAAQLGNPREIAQLARAAQEGARGHATPRVEAMFHAAEARGHALLGDVRAAQASTGRAVTAMEQADDSSGDDPVWIRHFDEAYLADELAHCARDLGQSEQAARYAEQSLAGHPESRARRRAIGYVLLATAQVQQREIEQACSTGLKAVELLETLRSNRGAEYLEDLQQRLEPFREEAVVREFGARLDLQQAA, translated from the coding sequence ATGGCCGCACGGCCTCTCGTGGCGAGGCAGCCGAACGAACGGCTGCAGGCACTCATCCAGGAAGCGGGGTGCTCGAACGCCGGGCTGGCCCGGCGGGTCAACATGTGCGGCGCCGAGCACGGGCTCGACCTGCGCTACGACAAGACGTCCGTGGCCCGCTGGCTGCGTGGACAGCAGCCACGGGGCCGAGCTCCGGCGATCATCGCGGAGGCGCTCGGGCGCAAGCTCGGCCGTACGGTCACGATCGACGAGATCGGCATGGCCAACGGCAAGAACCTCGCCTCGGGGGTCGGTCTCCAGTTCTCGCCGACGGTACTGGGGGCCATCGAGCAGGTCTGCGAGCTGTGGCGCAGCGACGTGGGACGGCGGGACTTCCTGTCCGGCTCCTCCGTCGCCGCCTCCGCGCTGGTCGAGCCCAGCCGCGACTGGCTGATCTCGGCGCCGGACGCCCAGGTGGCCCGGCAGGCGGGCCCGCGGGTGGGCCAGGCCGACGTGGCGGCCGTACGGTCCATGACGCAGGCGCTGACCGAGCTGGACCACCAGTTCGGCAGCGGGCATGTGCGCCCGGTGGTCGTGCACTACCTCAACAGCGTCGTCTCCGGGCTGATCGCGGGCTCGTACCGGGAGACGGTGGGGCGGGAACTGTTCGCGGCGGTCGCCCGGTTGACCGAGCTCGCCGGGTACATGGCCGTGGACACCGGTCAACCGGGGCTGGCCCAGCGGTACTACATCCAGTCGCTGCGGCTCGCGCAGGCCTCCGGGGACCGCGGATACGGCGGTTACGTCCTCGCCGCGTCCATGAGCCACCTCGCCGCCCAGCTCGGAAACCCGCGCGAGATCGCCCAGTTGGCGCGGGCGGCGCAGGAGGGGGCGCGGGGGCACGCGACCCCGCGCGTGGAGGCCATGTTCCACGCGGCCGAGGCACGCGGGCACGCCCTGCTCGGCGACGTACGCGCGGCGCAGGCGTCCACCGGGCGCGCGGTGACGGCGATGGAGCAGGCGGACGACTCCTCCGGCGACGACCCGGTGTGGATCCGGCACTTCGACGAGGCGTATCTGGCCGACGAGTTGGCGCACTGCGCCCGCGATCTCGGGCAGTCCGAGCAGGCCGCCCGGTACGCCGAGCAGTCGCTGGCCGGGCATCCCGAGTCCCGGGCCCGCCGGCGCGCCATCGGCTATGTGCTGCTCGCCACGGCCCAGGTGCAGCAGCGGGAGATCGAACAGGCCTGCAGTACCGGCCTGAAGGCGGTGGAGCTGCTGGAGACGCTCCGCTCCAACCGGGGCGCCGAGTATCTGGAGGATCTCCAGCAGCGCCTGGAACCCTTCCGGGAGGAGGCGGTGGTACGGGAGTTCGGGGCGCGCCTCGATCTCCAGCAGGCCGCGTGA
- a CDS encoding ABC transporter substrate-binding protein, protein MTGRRRTFRTFLHSPLRPGRATALTAGAVALCASLTAGCGVIPGATGGSGDDPIKVMTWAPQDTGTTNKPGMPAMAYAYAKWINAHGGVNGRKLKVLTCNDHNDSVGAAKCARYAADENVVAVVGSYSQFTDSYSAPLEGAGIPYIGGYGVTNDEFTGQLSYPVNGGQPALLAGLGKALSTCGNISLVRPDTIAGDELPVLLGSGLKAGGHAKADDQLAAEDSTEYVDQADRALRSATTGATKKGCVVPALGDHTDTFMDSFRRARENFPAVRLGTVLGSVDQTVINATGGASGPYEGAYITGWYPPASDARWDQMKKVINEEAFGDNRIDPADAGVQTTWIAYTVLKAVLDKIGSGDVTADSVRHTLDGGLQVSTGGLTPPLRWPYSGKLASVGFPRMVNADVTLQVVQDGKLVAARRGVGGLNGTTDMTQTLESADVQ, encoded by the coding sequence ATGACCGGTAGGCGACGCACTTTTCGTACCTTCCTCCATTCGCCCCTCCGCCCCGGCAGAGCCACCGCGCTGACCGCCGGCGCCGTGGCCCTCTGTGCGTCGCTCACCGCCGGATGCGGCGTCATCCCCGGTGCCACGGGGGGCTCCGGGGATGACCCGATCAAGGTGATGACCTGGGCCCCGCAGGACACCGGCACCACCAACAAGCCCGGCATGCCCGCGATGGCCTACGCCTACGCCAAGTGGATCAACGCGCACGGCGGTGTCAACGGCCGCAAGCTCAAGGTCCTGACCTGCAACGACCACAACGACAGCGTGGGCGCCGCCAAGTGCGCCCGGTACGCGGCCGACGAGAACGTGGTCGCGGTGGTCGGCTCCTACAGCCAGTTCACCGACTCCTACTCCGCCCCGCTGGAAGGCGCCGGCATCCCCTACATCGGCGGCTACGGCGTCACCAACGACGAGTTCACCGGCCAGCTGTCGTACCCGGTCAACGGCGGGCAGCCCGCGCTGCTGGCCGGTCTCGGCAAGGCCCTCTCCACCTGCGGCAACATCTCCCTGGTCCGCCCCGACACGATCGCCGGCGACGAGCTGCCCGTGCTGCTCGGCTCCGGGCTGAAGGCGGGCGGGCACGCGAAGGCGGACGACCAGCTCGCCGCGGAGGACTCCACCGAGTACGTCGACCAGGCCGACCGGGCCCTGCGCAGCGCCACCACGGGCGCGACGAAGAAGGGCTGCGTGGTCCCCGCGCTCGGGGACCACACCGACACCTTCATGGACTCCTTCCGGCGGGCCCGCGAGAACTTCCCCGCGGTACGGCTCGGGACCGTGCTCGGCAGCGTCGACCAGACCGTGATCAACGCCACGGGCGGGGCGTCTGGGCCGTACGAGGGGGCGTACATCACCGGCTGGTATCCGCCGGCGTCCGACGCGCGCTGGGACCAGATGAAGAAGGTGATCAACGAGGAGGCCTTCGGCGACAACCGCATCGACCCCGCGGACGCCGGAGTGCAGACCACCTGGATCGCCTACACCGTGCTGAAGGCCGTCCTGGACAAGATCGGCAGTGGCGACGTGACCGCGGACAGCGTGCGGCACACCCTCGACGGCGGCCTGCAGGTCTCCACCGGCGGCCTCACCCCGCCCCTGCGCTGGCCCTACTCGGGCAAGCTCGCCTCGGTCGGCTTCCCGCGGATGGTGAACGCCGACGTCACCCTCCAGGTCGTCCAGGACGGCAAGCTGGTCGCGGCCCGCAGGGGCGTCGGCGGCCTCAACGGGACCACCGACATGACCCAGACGCTGGAGAGCGCCGACGTGCAGTGA
- a CDS encoding SCO4402 family protein, translating to MTVQGSENSSRRGRRSSTMGGMPLSDMPWWRWRSNVRSALHMLSDPVFQRDVWLAGVDGYGDVTDAVYRLVEDTWLDNWSAEKYVGTIFRDSQEAALVDTAVLRVLRIVHQVGPDAPVAAYLDHQGWPDAVRAARDAHVRLAASDGDDPDTPPQSLEVLRIMTRSA from the coding sequence ATGACCGTGCAAGGTTCGGAGAACTCTTCCCGTCGTGGCCGTCGCTCCTCCACCATGGGCGGCATGCCCCTAAGCGACATGCCGTGGTGGCGCTGGCGCAGCAATGTGCGCTCGGCGCTGCACATGCTCTCCGACCCGGTGTTCCAGCGGGACGTCTGGCTGGCCGGCGTGGACGGCTACGGCGACGTCACCGACGCCGTCTACCGGCTGGTGGAGGACACCTGGCTGGACAACTGGTCCGCGGAGAAATACGTCGGCACGATATTCCGCGACTCGCAGGAGGCGGCGCTCGTGGACACCGCCGTACTGCGGGTGCTGCGGATCGTGCACCAGGTCGGCCCGGACGCGCCGGTCGCCGCGTACCTCGACCACCAGGGGTGGCCGGACGCGGTGCGGGCGGCGCGGGACGCGCACGTCCGCCTCGCGGCGAGCGACGGCGACGACCCCGACACGCCGCCGCAGAGTCTGGAAGTGCTGCGGATCATGACCAGGTCCGCGTAG
- the purU gene encoding formyltetrahydrofolate deformylase: MNEQSEAAAAPADQYVLTLSCPDKQGIVHAVSSYLFMTGCNIEDSQQFGDHDTGLFFMRVHFSAEPPVTVEKLRASFAAIGDSFHMDWQINRADARMRILLMVSKFGHCLNDLLFRARIGALPVEIVGVVSNHTDFEELVGSYNIPFHHIPVTKDTKAESEAKLLGIVREEGVELVVLARYMQVLSDDLCKQLSGRIINIHHSFLPSFKGAKPYHQAHARGVKLIGATAHYVTADLDEGPIIEQEVERVGHDVTPDQLVAIGRDVECQALARAVKWHAERRILLNGRRTVVFA; encoded by the coding sequence ATGAACGAGCAGTCCGAGGCCGCCGCCGCACCGGCCGACCAGTACGTCCTCACCCTCTCCTGCCCCGACAAGCAGGGCATCGTGCACGCCGTGTCGAGCTATCTCTTCATGACCGGCTGCAACATCGAGGACAGCCAGCAGTTCGGCGACCACGACACGGGTCTGTTCTTCATGCGCGTCCACTTCTCGGCCGAGCCGCCGGTGACGGTGGAGAAGCTGCGGGCGAGCTTCGCCGCGATCGGTGACTCCTTCCACATGGACTGGCAGATCAACCGGGCCGACGCGAGGATGCGGATCCTGCTGATGGTCAGCAAGTTCGGGCACTGCCTGAACGACCTGCTGTTCCGGGCCCGGATCGGTGCGCTGCCGGTGGAGATCGTCGGCGTGGTCTCGAACCACACCGACTTCGAGGAGCTGGTGGGCTCCTACAACATTCCCTTCCACCACATTCCGGTCACGAAGGACACGAAGGCCGAATCCGAGGCGAAGCTGCTGGGGATCGTGCGCGAGGAGGGCGTCGAACTGGTCGTCCTCGCCCGCTATATGCAGGTCCTCTCGGACGACCTGTGCAAGCAGCTCAGCGGCCGGATCATCAACATTCACCACTCCTTCCTGCCGAGCTTCAAGGGCGCGAAGCCGTATCACCAGGCGCACGCCCGGGGGGTCAAGCTGATCGGGGCGACCGCGCACTATGTGACCGCCGACCTGGACGAGGGGCCGATCATCGAGCAGGAGGTCGAGCGGGTCGGGCACGATGTGACGCCGGATCAGCTGGTGGCGATCGGCCGTGACGTGGAGTGCCAGGCGCTGGCCCGGGCGGTGAAGTGGCATGCGGAGCGGCGCATTCTGCTCAATGGCCGACGTACGGTGGTGTTCGCCTAG
- a CDS encoding zf-HC2 domain-containing protein has translation MNGAGRFEAQGEHEGHERPDRHEQHEGHGEHGEHHGGREGRGGEEPREGYGGVGGYVGAGGGSRDGRSDDGHAGAGDGGGSGQDPPESDGSEPNRPPRIPTPRASVEDGGLPLPGPADLGDLAPMPLDLPHDVLKSLLGAWALAACSAAETAAVEDHLGSCGSCADEARRLREAVGLLHQPESLDLDPGLRTRVLENCLERRPPRIPVPKWAAAYDAETARLDALLQDFGDAEWHAPVRLRWFEADRAKSRRTTVAGVIAHLLSVDGLVAVALGLDDPLAAAAGAAEQDAVGPAERTEAFWRSSHFPPTRSLRGPWREQSHSLVRTVSFTGGHPGGLSVSYGDFELPLHDAMLDRAFECWVHAEDIADAVDYPYPPPAPRHLNKMIDLAARMLPTALATRRRTGLASPARGRHLGLAGEPGRSLRLEIEGAAGGEWLIPLDSPAAVGSAALEVAHVALDGVEFCRLAAGRVSPEEAAVGQLGDRDAIRDVLFATAGLSRL, from the coding sequence GTGAACGGCGCCGGACGGTTCGAGGCACAGGGCGAGCACGAGGGCCATGAGCGCCCTGATCGACATGAGCAACATGAGGGCCATGGGGAACATGGGGAACACCATGGGGGACGTGAGGGGCGGGGAGGCGAGGAGCCGCGCGAGGGGTACGGCGGCGTCGGCGGGTACGTCGGGGCCGGCGGCGGGAGTCGCGACGGCCGGAGTGACGACGGTCACGCCGGCGCGGGCGACGGCGGCGGCTCGGGGCAGGACCCGCCCGAGAGCGACGGGTCCGAGCCCAACCGGCCGCCGCGCATACCCACACCCCGCGCCTCCGTCGAGGACGGCGGGCTGCCGCTGCCCGGCCCCGCCGACCTGGGCGACCTCGCGCCCATGCCGCTCGACCTGCCGCACGACGTCCTGAAATCGCTCCTCGGCGCCTGGGCGCTGGCCGCCTGCTCGGCGGCGGAGACGGCGGCCGTCGAGGACCACCTGGGCTCGTGCGGCAGCTGCGCCGACGAGGCCCGCCGGCTGCGCGAGGCGGTCGGCCTGCTGCACCAGCCGGAGAGCCTCGACCTGGATCCGGGGCTGCGCACCCGCGTCCTGGAGAACTGCCTGGAGCGCCGCCCGCCGCGCATCCCGGTCCCGAAGTGGGCGGCGGCGTACGACGCCGAGACCGCGCGTCTGGACGCCCTGCTGCAGGACTTCGGGGACGCGGAGTGGCATGCGCCGGTGCGGCTGCGGTGGTTCGAGGCCGACAGAGCGAAGAGCCGGCGTACGACCGTGGCCGGGGTGATCGCGCACCTGCTGTCCGTGGACGGGCTGGTGGCGGTCGCGCTCGGCCTGGACGACCCGTTGGCAGCGGCCGCGGGGGCGGCGGAGCAGGACGCCGTGGGCCCGGCCGAGCGCACCGAGGCGTTCTGGCGGAGCTCCCACTTCCCGCCGACCCGATCGTTGCGCGGGCCCTGGCGGGAGCAGAGCCACAGCCTGGTGCGGACGGTGTCCTTCACGGGCGGCCACCCGGGCGGACTGTCGGTGTCCTACGGCGACTTCGAGCTGCCGCTGCACGACGCGATGCTGGACCGGGCCTTCGAGTGCTGGGTGCACGCCGAGGACATCGCGGACGCGGTGGACTATCCCTACCCGCCGCCCGCGCCGCGCCACCTGAACAAGATGATCGACCTCGCGGCCCGCATGCTGCCCACCGCGCTGGCCACGCGCCGCCGGACCGGGCTGGCGTCCCCGGCTCGCGGCCGCCACCTCGGCCTGGCCGGCGAACCCGGCCGCAGCCTGCGGCTGGAGATCGAGGGCGCGGCGGGCGGCGAGTGGCTGATCCCGCTGGACTCACCGGCGGCGGTGGGCTCCGCCGCTCTCGAGGTGGCCCATGTGGCGCTGGACGGCGTGGAGTTCTGCCGCTTGGCCGCCGGCCGGGTCTCGCCGGAGGAGGCCGCGGTGGGGCAGCTCGGGGACCGGGACGCGATCAGGGACGTGCTGTTCGCCACGGCGGGGCTGAGCCGGCTGTAG
- a CDS encoding sigma-70 family RNA polymerase sigma factor, translating to MAAKDVPPRWDRRMQQRLARGEAAALGELYDRFASLVHGLAHRVLGDEKAADTLTREVFAHLWEHPETYDPKKGPLRTWVAGVTHRLAVERLRDSETAALPQGGGSLADLERTVRRASVAARADYIVHSMPAPLRAALDLAYFQRRDYHQTAVDLGVTEDEARRRLRLGLQLLSTAHDAGTPPGHGGAV from the coding sequence ATGGCAGCGAAGGACGTACCGCCCCGCTGGGACCGCAGGATGCAGCAGCGGCTGGCCCGCGGTGAGGCCGCCGCCCTGGGCGAGCTGTACGACCGCTTCGCCTCACTGGTGCACGGCCTCGCCCACCGCGTCCTCGGCGACGAGAAGGCCGCCGACACCCTCACCCGCGAGGTCTTCGCCCACCTCTGGGAACACCCCGAGACCTACGACCCCAAGAAGGGCCCCCTGCGCACCTGGGTCGCCGGGGTGACCCACCGGCTCGCCGTGGAGCGGCTGCGCGACAGCGAGACCGCCGCGCTGCCGCAGGGTGGCGGCTCCCTGGCGGATCTGGAGCGCACGGTCCGCCGCGCCTCCGTCGCCGCCCGCGCCGACTACATCGTCCACTCCATGCCCGCCCCGCTGCGCGCCGCCCTCGACCTGGCCTACTTCCAGCGCCGCGACTACCACCAGACCGCCGTCGACCTCGGCGTCACCGAGGACGAGGCCCGCCGCCGGCTCCGCCTCGGCCTGCAGCTGCTCTCCACCGCCCACGACGCCGGGACACCGCCGGGACACGGGGGTGCGGTGTGA
- a CDS encoding STAS domain-containing protein — protein sequence MAVAFNVTGVERDGWAVLRVSGELDLMTSPVLRQRVHDVVAEGHHSLVVDLSDVFFCDSSGVGVLVAARRLIRSCQGRLRLILPDRGADDGSHVNRVLGALGVRRLFDVRPDLEAATTDEAGPLSA from the coding sequence ATGGCCGTGGCATTCAACGTGACCGGCGTCGAGCGGGACGGGTGGGCCGTACTCCGGGTGTCCGGGGAACTGGACCTGATGACCTCGCCGGTCCTGCGCCAACGTGTGCACGACGTCGTCGCCGAGGGGCACCACAGTCTCGTCGTGGACCTCTCCGACGTGTTCTTCTGCGACTCCAGCGGCGTCGGTGTCCTCGTCGCCGCCCGCAGACTGATCCGCTCCTGTCAGGGCCGGCTCCGGCTCATCCTGCCCGACCGGGGTGCCGACGACGGCTCCCACGTCAACCGGGTCCTCGGCGCGCTGGGCGTGCGCCGGCTCTTCGACGTACGCCCCGACCTCGAGGCCGCGACGACGGACGAGGCGGGCCCGCTCTCCGCCTGA
- a CDS encoding EF-hand domain-containing protein, which yields MVSTEYERRIATRFASFDQDGNGWIDREDFSAAAKALLAEFDVTARSDKGQALYAGAEAFWQGMAGIADRDGDQRITREEFVTGAVKRLRDNPGRFAEIARPFLHAALAVADTDADGRITVTDTARVLRVLHVPEEVARTAAAALDTDGDGLVGEPEIVPALARYFTVPE from the coding sequence ATGGTCAGCACCGAGTACGAGCGCAGGATCGCCACCCGGTTCGCCAGCTTCGACCAGGACGGCAACGGCTGGATCGACCGCGAGGACTTCAGCGCGGCGGCCAAGGCGCTCCTCGCCGAGTTCGACGTGACGGCCCGCTCCGACAAGGGGCAGGCGTTGTACGCCGGCGCGGAAGCCTTCTGGCAGGGCATGGCCGGTATCGCGGACCGCGACGGCGACCAGCGCATCACGCGCGAGGAGTTCGTCACCGGCGCGGTCAAGCGCCTGCGCGACAACCCCGGACGCTTCGCCGAGATCGCCCGCCCCTTCCTGCACGCGGCCCTCGCGGTGGCGGACACCGACGCCGACGGCCGCATCACGGTCACCGACACCGCCCGCGTCCTGCGCGTCCTCCATGTCCCGGAGGAGGTCGCCCGGACGGCCGCCGCCGCACTGGACACCGACGGAGACGGCCTGGTGGGCGAGCCGGAGATCGTCCCGGCCCTCGCGCGCTACTTCACGGTGCCCGAATAG
- a CDS encoding class I adenylate-forming enzyme family protein, with translation MNETPHSLSSAPTLWDLLARRAALTPDRPVLLQQDRTLTFGELRIRAERVAAGLYATGVRPGTVVAWQLPTRIETALLSFALARLGAVQSPVIPFYRDREVGFALRESKAEFFAVPGVWRGHDHTQMARHLGAKGIFEAYDALPDGDPSVLPAPPAEGTSVRWIYWTSGTTSDPKGVLHTDRSLIAGGSCLAHALRLTADDVGSIAFPYAHIGGPDYLVMLLLYGFPAVMFEHFALPGALAEYRRHEVTVAGGSTAFYSMFLAEQRKQPGEKVIPTLRLLAGGGAPKPPEVYHSVVREMNVQLTHGYGMTEVPMITMGDPRDTPENLATTEGRPPAGMEIRIVDGEIRLRGEAVCQGYLDPGQTAAAFDPDGFLRTGDLGHVTASGHLVLTGRLKDVIIRKGENISAKEIEDLLAAHPAVTDAAVIGLPDADRGELVCAVIEQPPSAPELTLPDVVSYLRSSGLSVHKLPERVEVVEELPRNDTLRKVLKYKLREWFSRPVP, from the coding sequence GTGAACGAGACCCCGCACTCCCTGAGTTCCGCTCCCACGCTGTGGGACCTCCTCGCCCGCCGCGCGGCGCTCACTCCCGACCGCCCCGTCCTGCTCCAGCAGGACCGCACCCTCACCTTCGGCGAGCTGCGCATCCGTGCCGAGCGGGTGGCGGCAGGCCTGTACGCCACGGGCGTGCGCCCCGGCACGGTGGTCGCCTGGCAGCTGCCCACCCGTATCGAGACCGCCCTGCTGTCCTTCGCGCTGGCCCGCCTGGGCGCCGTACAGTCCCCGGTGATCCCCTTCTACCGGGACCGGGAGGTCGGCTTCGCCCTCAGGGAGTCGAAGGCGGAGTTCTTCGCGGTGCCGGGCGTGTGGCGGGGCCACGACCACACGCAGATGGCCCGCCACCTCGGCGCGAAGGGCATCTTCGAGGCGTACGACGCCCTCCCCGACGGCGACCCGTCCGTCCTGCCCGCTCCCCCCGCCGAGGGCACCTCGGTCCGCTGGATCTACTGGACCTCGGGGACCACCTCCGACCCCAAGGGCGTACTGCACACCGACCGCTCCCTGATCGCCGGCGGTTCCTGCCTGGCGCACGCGCTGAGGCTGACGGCCGACGATGTGGGCTCGATCGCCTTCCCGTACGCCCACATAGGCGGCCCGGACTACCTGGTGATGCTCCTGCTGTACGGCTTCCCGGCGGTGATGTTCGAGCACTTCGCACTGCCGGGCGCGCTGGCGGAGTACCGGCGGCACGAGGTGACGGTGGCCGGCGGCTCCACGGCCTTCTACTCCATGTTCCTGGCCGAGCAGCGCAAACAGCCGGGCGAGAAGGTGATCCCCACCCTGCGCCTGCTCGCGGGCGGCGGCGCGCCCAAGCCCCCCGAGGTCTACCACTCCGTGGTCCGCGAGATGAACGTCCAGCTCACCCACGGCTACGGCATGACCGAGGTCCCGATGATCACCATGGGCGACCCCCGGGACACCCCGGAGAACCTGGCCACGACCGAGGGCCGCCCCCCGGCCGGCATGGAGATCCGGATCGTCGACGGCGAGATAAGACTCCGCGGCGAGGCCGTCTGCCAGGGCTACCTGGACCCCGGCCAGACGGCCGCCGCCTTCGACCCCGACGGCTTCCTCCGCACCGGCGACCTGGGCCATGTGACGGCCTCCGGCCACCTGGTCCTCACCGGCCGCCTGAAGGACGTGATCATCCGCAAGGGCGAGAACATCTCGGCCAAGGAGATCGAGGACCTGCTCGCCGCACATCCGGCGGTCACGGACGCGGCGGTGATCGGCCTCCCGGACGCCGACCGCGGCGAACTGGTCTGCGCGGTCATCGAACAGCCGCCGAGTGCCCCCGAGTTGACTTTGCCGGACGTGGTCTCGTACCTGCGCTCCTCAGGCCTTTCCGTGCACAAGCTGCCGGAACGGGTGGAGGTGGTGGAGGAGCTTCCACGGAACGACACCTTGCGGAAGGTGTTGAAGTACAAGCTGCGGGAGTGGTTTTCCAGGCCGGTTCCTTAG
- a CDS encoding amidohydrolase family protein — MASELPRIISVDDHVIEPAHLFETWLPARYRDRGPKPLTAGIGELAYVGGKYQITMDPAGQPTDWWIYEDLKFPYKRNIAAVGFDRDEMTLEGITREQMRPGCWDPVERLKDMDLNHVEASLCFPTFPRFCGQTFAEAHDKEVALACVRAYNDWMVEEWCGDSGGRLIPLCLIPLWDVELAVAEIRRNAGRGVRAVTFSEIPTHLGLPSIHSGYWDPFFAVCQETGTVVNMHIGSSSQMPAASPDAPPAVQASLSFNNAMASMMDYLFSGVLVKFPRLKLAYSEGQMGWVPYALERADDVWAEHRAWGGVRDLIPEPPSTYYYRQIFCCFFRDKHGVASLDVVGRDNATFETDYPHVDSTFPHTKEVALDHVKGLDDETVHKLMRGNAIRMLGLDLDR, encoded by the coding sequence ATGGCGAGCGAACTGCCCCGCATCATCAGCGTCGACGACCACGTGATCGAGCCGGCCCACCTCTTCGAGACCTGGCTGCCGGCCAGGTACCGGGACCGCGGGCCCAAGCCGCTGACCGCCGGGATCGGTGAACTGGCCTACGTCGGCGGGAAGTACCAGATCACCATGGACCCCGCGGGCCAGCCGACGGACTGGTGGATCTACGAGGACCTGAAGTTCCCGTACAAGCGCAACATCGCCGCCGTCGGCTTCGACCGGGACGAGATGACCCTGGAGGGGATCACCCGCGAGCAGATGCGGCCGGGGTGCTGGGATCCCGTCGAGCGCCTCAAGGACATGGACCTCAACCACGTCGAGGCCAGCCTCTGCTTCCCGACCTTCCCCCGCTTCTGCGGGCAGACCTTCGCCGAGGCGCACGACAAGGAGGTCGCCCTCGCCTGTGTGCGCGCCTACAACGACTGGATGGTCGAGGAGTGGTGCGGGGACAGCGGGGGACGGCTGATCCCGCTGTGCCTGATTCCGCTGTGGGACGTCGAACTGGCGGTCGCCGAGATCCGGCGCAACGCCGGACGCGGGGTGCGGGCGGTGACCTTCTCCGAGATCCCCACCCACCTCGGGCTGCCCTCCATCCACTCCGGCTACTGGGACCCGTTCTTCGCGGTCTGCCAGGAGACCGGAACCGTCGTCAACATGCACATCGGCAGCAGCTCCCAGATGCCGGCCGCCTCCCCGGACGCCCCGCCCGCCGTCCAGGCCTCGCTGAGCTTCAACAACGCGATGGCCTCGATGATGGACTACCTCTTCAGCGGGGTCCTGGTGAAGTTCCCGCGGCTCAAACTCGCCTACTCCGAGGGCCAGATGGGCTGGGTGCCGTACGCCCTGGAACGCGCCGACGACGTGTGGGCGGAGCACCGCGCCTGGGGCGGGGTGCGGGACCTGATCCCCGAGCCGCCGTCGACGTACTACTACCGGCAGATCTTCTGCTGCTTCTTCCGCGACAAGCACGGAGTCGCGTCGCTGGACGTGGTCGGGCGCGACAACGCCACCTTCGAGACCGACTACCCGCACGTCGACTCGACCTTCCCGCACACCAAGGAGGTCGCCCTCGACCATGTGAAGGGCCTGGACGACGAGACCGTCCACAAGCTGATGCGGGGCAACGCCATCCGCATGCTCGGCCTGGACCTGGACCGGTAG